One window from the genome of Natrialba magadii ATCC 43099 encodes:
- a CDS encoding redox-regulated ATPase YchF — protein MSTSYRIGLVGKPSVGKSSFFNAATMNDVPEGAYPFTTIDPSVGEAYVRVDCAAPEFDEECTPNVGYCDHGTRFVPTKLVDVAGLIPGAHEGNGLGNQFLSDLNETDVLVHVVDFSGETDLEGEPTEGHDPREDIAFLEEELDQWYLDILEKGIKRYESGYTTEDDAIEEELAEQMSAFKTNEDEIKLLIRRTDIGFDPDEWDDEDQLELAREIRKETKPMVIAANKMDTPEAQANYEEITSDPEYEHLTIVPCSAHAEKALKSADKAGVLDYRPGDDGFEITGDVSGEQEQGLEQIRDFLDGYGATGVQAALETALFDVLGVTPVFPGGANGLGNERGEVLPDCYLIPPNSTAEDFAYSLHSDIGDGFLHAIDCRSNRQLGKNYEVEPRDVIEIITTN, from the coding sequence ATGAGTACGAGTTACCGAATTGGACTGGTTGGCAAACCGTCCGTCGGGAAATCTTCTTTCTTCAACGCTGCGACGATGAACGATGTGCCCGAAGGGGCGTACCCGTTCACGACCATCGACCCAAGCGTCGGCGAGGCCTACGTCCGCGTCGACTGTGCGGCCCCGGAGTTCGACGAGGAGTGTACCCCGAACGTCGGCTACTGCGACCACGGCACCCGCTTCGTGCCGACGAAACTCGTCGACGTCGCGGGCCTCATTCCCGGCGCACACGAGGGCAACGGCCTCGGCAACCAGTTCTTGAGCGACCTGAACGAGACGGACGTGCTCGTCCACGTCGTCGACTTCTCGGGCGAGACCGATCTCGAAGGCGAGCCGACGGAGGGCCACGACCCTCGCGAGGACATCGCCTTCTTAGAGGAGGAACTCGACCAGTGGTACCTCGATATCCTCGAGAAAGGGATCAAGCGATACGAATCGGGCTACACCACCGAGGACGACGCCATCGAGGAAGAACTCGCCGAGCAGATGAGCGCGTTCAAAACCAACGAGGACGAGATCAAACTCCTGATCCGCCGCACCGATATCGGCTTCGACCCCGACGAGTGGGACGACGAGGATCAACTCGAGTTGGCTCGCGAAATCCGCAAGGAGACCAAGCCGATGGTCATCGCGGCGAACAAGATGGACACGCCGGAAGCGCAGGCGAACTACGAGGAGATCACGTCCGATCCAGAGTACGAACACCTGACGATCGTTCCCTGCAGCGCACACGCGGAGAAAGCCCTCAAGTCGGCGGACAAGGCCGGCGTCCTCGATTACCGACCGGGTGACGACGGCTTCGAAATTACGGGCGATGTCTCGGGCGAGCAAGAACAGGGCCTGGAACAGATCCGTGACTTCCTCGACGGGTACGGCGCAACCGGTGTCCAGGCAGCCCTGGAAACCGCGCTGTTCGACGTACTCGGCGTGACGCCGGTGTTCCCCGGCGGCGCGAACGGCCTCGGAAACGAACGCGGCGAGGTGCTGCCCGACTGCTACCTGATCCCGCCGAACTCGACTGCCGAGGACTTCGCCTACAGTCTCCACTCGGACATCGGCGACGGCTTCCTCCACGCAATCGACTGTCGGTCGAACCGCCAGCTCGGGAAGAACTACGAGGTCGAGCCGCGAGACGTCATCGAAATCATCACGACGAACTGA
- a CDS encoding carbon starvation CstA family protein, producing the protein MAGVIWIVALILTTFTVAYITYGRYLSQFVNLDDSRETPAHKYQDGQEYVPAKKPVLLGHHYSSIAGGAPVVGPITAALVWGWVPAVLWVAIGNPLIGAVHDFVSLSSSLRHEGKSIGYIIGEYVGERGKNMLLWFAFLLTILVVAVFALVIGVVLDAYPQAATASLIYITLALLFGVWLYQLGLPFSVGTVVFVAGVFGSVWAGIQYPLALVPGEYPEGTIVLLESAPFFIPALLESVNIGAWVLVILVYGALASILPVWMLLQPRDYLSSFLLYTGVGGGLLAVIVGTFITGMGSDAVHPDTGDALSFQIETGAWYGFFGEAGPIAQEGLIPLMPLFPLLFLTIACGTVSGFHSLVSSGTTAKQLNKETDAKLIGYGGMLAEGLLAAVALVTVTIIAIPAADGGIALALPNFATGGGAILTAFGIPMEYGAPFMALVLASFLLTSMDTAVRLGRYMLEELIGTPETEVEAYAANSYVNTSVIAIAAFLLLGSGRWEDLWTLFGGANQLLASLALLTATVWLANWSKTKQLVSTGGPMMLMGFITVCGLIWVGGYQIIGGRLLGITAEAETGAIGIASAIAQVLIIATLLYLALSLFKIGYDNLQTARDSGTGVVADVSQDDD; encoded by the coding sequence ATGGCAGGTGTGATCTGGATCGTTGCACTGATACTAACGACGTTTACCGTCGCGTACATCACGTACGGTCGGTACCTCTCGCAGTTCGTCAACCTAGACGACAGCCGTGAGACACCGGCGCACAAGTATCAGGACGGCCAGGAGTACGTACCGGCGAAAAAGCCGGTCCTATTGGGGCATCACTACTCGAGTATCGCGGGCGGCGCACCGGTCGTCGGACCGATTACGGCGGCGTTGGTCTGGGGGTGGGTGCCTGCTGTGCTGTGGGTTGCGATCGGCAACCCGCTCATCGGTGCGGTTCACGACTTCGTCTCGCTGTCGAGCAGTCTTCGACACGAAGGGAAGTCGATTGGGTACATCATCGGCGAGTACGTCGGTGAACGCGGCAAGAATATGCTACTGTGGTTCGCGTTCTTGCTGACGATTCTGGTCGTGGCGGTGTTCGCACTCGTCATCGGAGTCGTCCTGGACGCGTATCCACAGGCAGCGACGGCGAGCCTGATTTACATCACGCTCGCGCTCCTGTTCGGTGTCTGGCTCTACCAGCTTGGCCTGCCGTTCTCCGTCGGCACGGTCGTCTTCGTAGCTGGCGTGTTCGGCTCGGTCTGGGCCGGTATCCAGTATCCGCTCGCGCTCGTTCCAGGAGAGTACCCAGAGGGAACGATCGTGTTGCTGGAGTCGGCACCGTTCTTTATTCCGGCGTTACTCGAGAGCGTCAACATCGGTGCGTGGGTGCTCGTCATCCTTGTCTACGGGGCGCTTGCGAGTATCCTGCCGGTGTGGATGTTGCTACAGCCGCGTGACTACCTCTCGTCGTTCCTGCTGTACACGGGTGTCGGTGGGGGGCTGCTCGCAGTCATCGTCGGCACGTTCATCACCGGAATGGGAAGCGATGCAGTTCACCCGGACACCGGGGACGCACTGAGTTTCCAGATCGAAACGGGTGCCTGGTACGGCTTCTTCGGCGAGGCTGGCCCCATCGCACAGGAGGGGCTGATCCCGCTAATGCCGCTGTTCCCGCTGTTATTCCTCACCATCGCGTGTGGGACCGTCAGCGGGTTCCACTCGCTCGTTTCATCGGGGACGACGGCGAAACAACTGAACAAGGAGACTGACGCCAAGCTGATCGGCTACGGTGGCATGCTCGCGGAGGGACTGCTCGCTGCAGTCGCACTCGTGACCGTGACGATTATCGCAATTCCCGCCGCTGACGGCGGAATCGCGCTGGCGCTACCGAACTTTGCAACCGGTGGCGGGGCGATCCTCACGGCGTTCGGTATCCCGATGGAGTACGGTGCGCCGTTCATGGCGCTCGTCCTCGCGAGTTTCCTGTTGACGAGTATGGACACGGCCGTCCGCCTCGGTCGCTACATGCTCGAGGAACTCATCGGTACGCCTGAAACCGAGGTCGAAGCGTATGCAGCCAACAGCTACGTCAACACGTCCGTGATCGCCATCGCGGCGTTCCTACTGCTCGGCAGCGGTCGCTGGGAGGACCTCTGGACGCTGTTCGGCGGCGCAAACCAGCTGCTGGCGTCGCTTGCACTCCTCACGGCAACCGTCTGGCTGGCCAACTGGAGCAAGACGAAGCAGCTCGTCTCGACCGGTGGACCGATGATGCTGATGGGGTTCATTACAGTCTGTGGCCTGATATGGGTCGGTGGCTACCAGATCATTGGTGGTCGCCTCCTCGGGATTACCGCGGAGGCCGAGACTGGCGCTATCGGAATCGCCTCGGCGATCGCCCAGGTCCTGATCATCGCGACGCTGCTGTACCTGGCACTGTCGCTGTTCAAGATCGGGTACGACAACTTGCAGACGGCTCGCGACAGCGGGACGGGTGTCGTGGCCGACGTGAGTCAGGACGACGACTAG
- a CDS encoding MBL fold metallo-hydrolase — protein MHVTFLGTGSAMPTGERFQTGILVQNDGRQLLIDCGSGVLHRLQQSGVGYENVSTVLLTHHHLDHVADLLPLMKARWLAGEEHLEVVGPQGTKGLLDDLLDVHEYMQDKLDLQVREVVPGEFTVAGFDVSAYETRHSLPCLAYRFDDRFVFSGDSEAFAGLANFAEGAAILAHDCSFPDDVDVSNHPTPETLGRELAGREIGRVYLTHLYPHTEGRHEEMLESIGRQYDGDVRFAEDLKTISIE, from the coding sequence ATGCACGTCACGTTCCTCGGGACCGGGAGCGCGATGCCGACCGGTGAGCGCTTCCAGACCGGCATTCTCGTCCAGAACGACGGCCGACAGCTACTGATCGACTGTGGCTCCGGTGTCCTCCATCGCCTCCAGCAGTCCGGCGTCGGCTACGAGAACGTCTCAACGGTGTTGCTCACTCACCACCACTTGGACCACGTCGCCGACCTCCTCCCGTTGATGAAAGCCCGCTGGCTCGCCGGCGAGGAACACCTGGAAGTCGTCGGTCCGCAGGGGACCAAGGGGCTCCTTGACGACCTCCTCGACGTCCACGAATACATGCAGGACAAACTCGATCTGCAGGTACGGGAGGTCGTTCCCGGCGAGTTCACCGTCGCAGGCTTTGATGTCTCTGCCTACGAGACACGTCACTCGCTGCCGTGTCTGGCCTATCGGTTCGACGACCGCTTCGTCTTCAGCGGCGACAGTGAGGCCTTCGCCGGGCTGGCGAACTTCGCCGAAGGCGCTGCAATCCTGGCTCACGATTGCTCGTTCCCCGACGACGTCGACGTGTCCAACCATCCGACACCGGAGACGCTCGGGCGTGAACTTGCGGGTCGAGAAATCGGCCGCGTTTACCTGACACACCTCTATCCGCACACCGAGGGCCGTCACGAGGAGATGCTCGAATCGATCGGGCGACAGTACGACGGCGACGTTCGATTCGCCGAAGACCTCAAAACGATTTCAATCGAGTGA
- a CDS encoding chymotrypsin family serine protease, producing the protein MRGKSNKLSLMGRRRFMDTLAKLGMSGGVAANISKEELKELTDDPTDRVPRVEYYNLSNAEEYNNPPFPDRPGERVANYYTIPRDKWIVVETAFDAAERIQKKIDAIEDSKLISSSVDVNGRGKNEEYSVVVNYDISVPGSIDGEKDMDPSEIDEIKTLDGVRSPDIDLSEIMRKVPETTEGSIGHESVENASRDDIPVRFESNIVANDACSDEDCHNTDGSDERFYEESYDYGYSLRGTGCSISIEESGWFGYSSSGSLGPRIQRDSEEDVGFLTNGHITYDTDDESSSDGEGRSVYQYDDDKIGEVGEIKHDGDWDIAFIEMEDGVNAGSQLSDIGGGFSGALGSEIVGEDWLKDQEYTGNICQQGRRTGRCEHSVGQINDNVTPMRIELIRANDQEDGDGDSGGPYFYNDGDIDNMRVVGLHRASLTQGTHPRSVGNYIGDIEEEMDYTIV; encoded by the coding sequence ATGAGAGGAAAATCTAATAAATTATCGCTGATGGGACGCCGACGGTTCATGGACACGCTTGCAAAGTTGGGAATGTCTGGAGGTGTTGCAGCGAACATTTCGAAAGAAGAACTCAAAGAATTGACGGATGATCCCACTGATAGAGTTCCGAGAGTGGAATACTACAACTTATCGAACGCAGAGGAATACAATAATCCACCTTTCCCAGACAGGCCGGGCGAACGGGTGGCTAACTATTATACAATTCCACGGGACAAGTGGATTGTTGTTGAAACAGCATTTGATGCAGCAGAACGGATTCAGAAGAAGATTGATGCTATTGAGGATAGTAAATTAATTTCATCTAGTGTGGATGTCAATGGGAGAGGTAAGAACGAAGAATATAGTGTAGTTGTAAATTATGATATATCTGTTCCTGGTTCGATTGATGGAGAGAAGGATATGGACCCATCAGAAATAGATGAAATCAAAACTTTGGACGGTGTTAGATCCCCCGATATTGATTTAAGCGAAATAATGAGGAAAGTACCTGAAACTACTGAAGGAAGTATTGGTCATGAATCTGTTGAAAATGCTTCTCGTGATGACATTCCAGTTAGATTCGAAAGCAATATTGTAGCAAATGATGCATGTTCTGATGAAGACTGTCACAATACAGACGGTTCTGACGAACGGTTTTACGAAGAGAGTTATGATTATGGATATAGTTTACGGGGAACTGGTTGTAGTATTTCGATTGAGGAGTCCGGTTGGTTCGGATACAGCAGTAGTGGTTCGCTCGGGCCTCGTATCCAACGGGACAGTGAAGAGGATGTTGGTTTTCTGACAAATGGTCACATCACATATGATACTGATGATGAATCATCAAGTGATGGTGAAGGCCGATCTGTATATCAATATGACGATGATAAAATTGGCGAAGTGGGTGAAATTAAACACGATGGCGATTGGGATATCGCATTTATTGAAATGGAAGATGGGGTAAATGCTGGGAGCCAACTATCTGACATTGGTGGTGGGTTTTCTGGAGCATTAGGATCTGAAATTGTCGGAGAGGACTGGCTCAAGGATCAGGAATATACAGGAAACATTTGTCAACAAGGACGACGCACTGGTCGATGTGAACACTCAGTGGGTCAAATTAATGATAATGTTACACCAATGAGGATTGAACTGATAAGAGCGAATGACCAAGAAGATGGTGATGGCGATTCAGGAGGACCCTATTTTTATAATGATGGAGACATTGACAATATGCGTGTTGTCGGACTTCATAGAGCATCGCTTACGCAGGGTACCCACCCTAGATCAGTCGGTAACTATATTGGTGATATTGAAGAGGAAATGGATTATACAATTGTTTAA
- a CDS encoding pyridoxal-phosphate-dependent aminotransferase family protein — translation MPNDCHVPERLRMTPGPTEIPPAVRERLAEPVPNPDLEPEFFECYRALAEKLTRIHTADSDGITATDGRDTAILAGEGILGLEAAIDSLVSPGDRVLCLSNGRYGDGFADFVTQYDGDPVTCSVPWDETLDRDTVEAAIEDADEPFDVATMVHCETPTGTLNDLRPVLDVLNEHGIISVVDAVSSLGGTPVPTDRIDVCLGASQKCFSAPPGLSTATISERAWERIETVENRAHYTNLTPWRTAADEDEEWFPYTHMAANIRALDAAADQILEEGPAQVFERHREVAAHCRDRAADLGLEPYPTATEDCSPTVTALEYDGSATELQNTLLEEHDIVLATGLGGLEDDIIRVGHMGHNAQRELVDETMDALATVLE, via the coding sequence ATGCCCAACGACTGCCACGTACCCGAGCGTCTGCGCATGACGCCGGGACCCACCGAGATCCCACCCGCAGTTCGAGAGCGCCTCGCCGAACCGGTTCCCAACCCCGACCTCGAACCCGAGTTCTTCGAGTGCTACCGCGCGCTGGCCGAGAAACTCACGCGAATTCACACGGCTGATTCGGACGGTATCACCGCCACGGACGGCCGCGACACCGCCATCCTCGCTGGCGAGGGCATCCTCGGACTCGAGGCCGCCATCGACTCGCTCGTCTCGCCGGGCGACCGCGTCCTCTGTCTCTCGAACGGCCGCTACGGCGACGGCTTCGCCGACTTCGTCACCCAGTACGACGGCGACCCGGTCACGTGCTCCGTCCCCTGGGACGAGACCCTCGACCGCGATACGGTCGAGGCAGCCATCGAGGACGCTGACGAGCCGTTCGACGTGGCGACGATGGTCCACTGCGAGACCCCCACCGGGACGCTGAACGACCTCCGTCCGGTTCTGGACGTGCTCAACGAACACGGCATCATCAGCGTCGTCGACGCCGTCTCCTCGCTCGGCGGCACGCCGGTCCCAACGGATCGGATCGACGTCTGTCTTGGGGCGAGCCAGAAGTGCTTCAGCGCACCACCTGGCCTCTCGACCGCAACGATCAGCGAGCGCGCCTGGGAGCGCATCGAGACCGTCGAAAACCGCGCCCACTACACCAACCTCACGCCCTGGCGCACCGCCGCCGACGAGGACGAGGAGTGGTTCCCCTACACCCACATGGCCGCAAACATCCGTGCTCTCGACGCCGCGGCCGACCAGATCCTCGAGGAAGGCCCCGCACAGGTCTTCGAGCGCCACCGCGAGGTCGCCGCCCACTGTCGCGACCGCGCCGCCGACCTCGGCCTCGAACCCTACCCGACAGCAACCGAAGACTGCTCGCCCACGGTGACCGCACTCGAGTACGACGGCAGCGCGACCGAGCTGCAGAACACCCTCCTGGAAGAGCACGACATCGTCCTCGCGACGGGACTCGGCGGTCTCGAGGACGATATCATCCGCGTCGGTCACATGGGCCACAACGCACAGCGCGAACTGGTCGACGAGACGATGGACGCGCTGGCGACGGTACTCGAGTAG
- a CDS encoding IS6-like element ISNma4 family transposase gives MQLANLLRETLDVDCDEVWENKRTPTPVRVFGVRLHSMGLSVREVVVVLELLGIDRSHGAIWNWTHKLSEVQSDPPTAQPSRVAVDEKQIEVDGEKKWLYTAIDTESKLLLEIDVYSRRGTDPAAAFLHRLTEKHDLNESEFLVDAGGYLIALARHDLSGQLNYSERNHVEKWFQTVSMRIDRFHSFWRDSPTSARRWLRRFRHHYNHNRPNQALNGRTPAEKVLN, from the coding sequence ATGCAACTCGCCAACCTGCTCAGAGAGACCTTAGACGTGGATTGTGATGAGGTTTGGGAGAACAAGCGCACCCCGACACCCGTCAGGGTGTTCGGGGTGCGTCTCCATTCGATGGGCTTGTCGGTTCGGGAAGTCGTCGTAGTTCTTGAATTACTCGGCATTGACCGTTCTCACGGCGCAATCTGGAACTGGACACACAAACTCTCGGAAGTGCAGAGTGACCCGCCGACGGCGCAGCCGTCGCGGGTCGCGGTTGATGAGAAACAAATCGAGGTAGACGGCGAGAAAAAGTGGCTGTACACCGCGATCGACACAGAATCAAAGCTACTGCTCGAAATTGACGTCTACAGCCGCCGCGGGACTGACCCCGCGGCGGCGTTCCTGCACCGTCTTACGGAGAAACACGATCTCAACGAGTCGGAGTTTCTCGTCGATGCTGGCGGCTATCTGATTGCCCTCGCGCGTCACGACTTGAGCGGTCAGCTCAACTACAGCGAGCGAAACCACGTTGAAAAGTGGTTTCAGACTGTCTCGATGCGGATCGACCGCTTTCACTCCTTCTGGCGGGACAGTCCGACCAGCGCAAGACGCTGGCTGAGACGCTTCAGGCACCACTATAACCACAATCGGCCGAATCAAGCGCTCAATGGCCGAACGCCAGCTGAGAAGGTGCTGAACTAG
- a CDS encoding MMPL family transporter, which translates to MSAPKRVADLLTSHSRLVLVVLLVLTALVGAGVPMVDDDSSLDQFETDSPEAEALEDIDERFVAEDQEDTTTVQLIHRGDGGGDGVDTNATAENVLSQDSLIESLEFQQEIRNNESINETLAYDSEGDVITGVENVVAITAITTEQAADLEERGAELEQREGELEETSAQLEAGIDDAREIQREQEQLSATYDEDDPEYQEGVAELENEYDALLDEVTAGLDDEQAEEYEEFADQARFLESQLFQIEQQAENPEEVPEYQETSENLEDVYTGATMGVLEDEYEQLEADGNQLEEDQAELEESEPDPTLDEQLEALEELDEDEFEDILTDTLSDDDENDGAALAFMPSDYEPGTAEADARMTVLTQEAAGEMEMGAGDDAVIDAQLDLRDLAGEHEHEYVVFGVGVITDEIDRSMGDSLSIVGPLALTFVVAALIIAYRDPLDIVLGVVGIGTVLLWTFGFMGWAGIAFNQMMIAVPVLLIGLSIDYAIHVFMRHREQREAVRSDDTDRETGDADTVRGSMSIALAGVGVALVWVTATTAIGFLANLVSPIAPIQEFGVVSSVGIVAALIVFGGLIPAAKVELDSVLESRGYDRHRRAFGTGGGRFSSVLTLGSTAARRIPLVILIAVLLLTAGGVYGASQVDTSFDEEEFLAESPPAWTENLPGGMSPGEYQAADDLDFVNENFQREDTQAQILVEGNVTDAETVERLDAAGEAAAESPVTYTLATGEADVEGPLSVMEDTAAQNESFNETYTAADTTGDDIPDENIAELYDELFEANDAGASEVIHQTDDGGYESVRLIVAIQGDADFGDATEEMRAIAAGIDSEGAGDERTVGTAVDGPTDTDTDTDTDTDDELAVSAIATGDPIVNYLVEQDLLDTVLQSLLITLVAVFTFLTVAYWLTGNSASLGAVTLLPVAFAVSWILGTMYLIGMPFNVLTGMITSLTIGLGVAYSIHISSRYTLELERQGNVWAAMHTTVTGTGGALLGSAVTTVGGFGTLVFAILPVLRQFGIITGLTITYAFLASVVVLPTLLALWTRYFGPDVSFDIDQARQPTPTASDGGRALDGDGDASSAAAVDATAETETETDTDETTTETETDTDETTTETETDTDETTTETETDDRTPPAGDDQ; encoded by the coding sequence ATGAGCGCACCAAAACGGGTCGCAGACCTTCTGACCTCCCACTCGCGACTCGTTCTCGTCGTCCTCCTCGTGCTGACCGCCCTCGTCGGCGCGGGCGTCCCAATGGTCGACGACGATTCCTCGCTCGATCAGTTCGAAACCGACTCGCCCGAAGCCGAAGCACTCGAGGACATCGACGAGCGATTCGTCGCGGAGGATCAGGAGGACACGACGACAGTGCAGTTGATCCACCGCGGTGATGGCGGTGGCGACGGCGTAGACACCAACGCAACCGCTGAAAACGTCCTCTCACAGGACTCACTCATCGAGTCACTCGAGTTCCAGCAGGAGATTCGTAACAACGAATCAATCAACGAGACGCTCGCCTACGACAGCGAAGGTGATGTCATCACTGGCGTCGAGAACGTCGTCGCGATCACGGCAATCACCACGGAGCAGGCCGCTGATCTCGAAGAGCGCGGCGCAGAACTCGAACAGCGCGAAGGTGAACTCGAGGAGACGAGCGCACAACTCGAGGCCGGCATCGACGACGCGCGCGAGATCCAGCGCGAACAGGAGCAACTGAGCGCAACGTACGACGAAGACGACCCCGAATACCAGGAAGGTGTCGCCGAACTCGAAAACGAGTACGATGCCCTGCTGGACGAGGTGACGGCCGGCCTCGACGACGAGCAGGCCGAGGAGTACGAGGAGTTCGCCGATCAGGCGCGCTTCCTCGAATCACAGCTGTTCCAGATCGAACAGCAAGCCGAGAATCCCGAGGAAGTCCCCGAGTACCAGGAGACCTCTGAGAACCTCGAAGACGTCTACACCGGTGCGACGATGGGCGTCCTCGAAGACGAGTACGAGCAACTCGAGGCGGACGGTAACCAGCTAGAGGAAGACCAGGCCGAACTCGAGGAGAGTGAGCCTGATCCAACGCTCGACGAACAGCTCGAGGCACTCGAGGAACTCGACGAGGACGAGTTCGAAGACATCCTGACGGATACCCTCTCTGATGACGACGAGAACGACGGTGCCGCACTCGCGTTCATGCCGTCGGACTACGAGCCCGGCACCGCCGAGGCGGACGCGCGGATGACGGTGCTCACGCAGGAGGCAGCGGGTGAGATGGAGATGGGCGCTGGCGACGACGCGGTGATCGACGCACAGCTCGATCTGCGCGACCTCGCAGGCGAGCACGAACACGAGTACGTCGTCTTCGGTGTCGGTGTCATCACGGACGAGATCGACCGTTCGATGGGCGACAGCCTCTCGATCGTCGGGCCGCTCGCGCTGACGTTCGTCGTCGCCGCGCTGATAATCGCCTACCGCGACCCGCTCGACATCGTCCTCGGCGTGGTCGGTATCGGCACAGTCTTGCTCTGGACGTTCGGCTTCATGGGTTGGGCCGGAATCGCGTTCAACCAGATGATGATCGCCGTCCCGGTCCTGTTGATCGGGCTCTCGATCGACTATGCGATCCACGTCTTCATGCGCCACCGCGAGCAACGCGAGGCGGTTCGGTCAGACGACACCGATCGAGAGACGGGCGACGCCGACACCGTTCGCGGTTCGATGTCCATCGCACTCGCCGGCGTCGGCGTCGCGCTCGTCTGGGTGACCGCGACGACCGCTATCGGCTTCCTCGCGAACCTCGTCAGTCCGATCGCCCCCATTCAGGAGTTCGGGGTCGTCAGCTCTGTTGGGATCGTCGCCGCGCTAATCGTCTTCGGCGGGCTGATCCCGGCCGCCAAAGTCGAACTCGACTCGGTACTCGAGTCCCGTGGCTACGACCGCCACCGGCGCGCGTTCGGGACGGGTGGCGGGCGCTTCAGTAGCGTGCTTACGCTCGGTTCGACCGCTGCGCGGCGCATTCCGCTCGTGATCCTGATCGCAGTTCTGCTGTTGACCGCAGGCGGCGTCTACGGCGCGAGCCAGGTCGACACGAGCTTCGACGAGGAGGAGTTCCTCGCAGAGAGTCCGCCGGCGTGGACCGAGAACCTGCCTGGCGGGATGAGCCCCGGTGAGTACCAGGCGGCCGACGACCTCGATTTCGTCAACGAGAACTTCCAGCGCGAGGACACGCAGGCCCAGATACTCGTGGAAGGTAATGTGACCGACGCGGAGACCGTAGAGCGCCTCGACGCCGCCGGGGAGGCAGCAGCAGAGAGTCCGGTCACGTATACGCTGGCGACCGGCGAAGCGGACGTCGAGGGGCCGCTCTCGGTGATGGAAGACACCGCAGCACAGAACGAGTCGTTCAACGAGACCTACACTGCGGCGGATACGACCGGTGACGACATCCCCGACGAAAACATCGCAGAACTGTATGACGAACTCTTCGAGGCGAACGACGCAGGCGCGAGTGAGGTCATCCACCAGACTGACGACGGCGGGTACGAGTCCGTCCGGCTGATCGTCGCCATCCAGGGCGACGCCGACTTCGGTGACGCGACCGAGGAAATGCGCGCTATCGCAGCGGGCATCGACAGCGAGGGTGCCGGTGACGAGCGAACGGTCGGAACGGCGGTCGATGGCCCCACCGACACCGACACCGACACCGACACCGACACCGACGACGAACTCGCCGTCAGCGCCATCGCGACCGGCGATCCGATCGTCAACTATCTCGTCGAACAGGATCTGCTCGATACCGTCTTACAGAGCCTGCTGATTACGCTGGTTGCCGTCTTCACGTTCCTCACGGTGGCCTACTGGCTAACCGGGAATAGCGCCAGTCTCGGTGCCGTCACTCTGCTGCCGGTCGCGTTCGCCGTCAGCTGGATTCTCGGCACGATGTATCTCATCGGGATGCCCTTCAACGTCCTGACGGGGATGATCACCAGCCTCACCATCGGGCTCGGTGTGGCCTACAGCATCCACATTAGCTCGCGCTACACGCTCGAACTCGAGCGCCAGGGCAACGTCTGGGCGGCGATGCACACGACCGTCACCGGCACCGGTGGCGCGCTGCTCGGCAGCGCGGTCACCACTGTCGGCGGCTTCGGGACGCTCGTGTTCGCCATCCTGCCCGTACTCCGCCAGTTCGGGATCATCACCGGGCTGACGATCACGTACGCGTTCCTCGCGAGCGTCGTCGTGTTGCCGACGCTCCTCGCGCTGTGGACGCGGTACTTCGGCCCGGACGTGTCGTTCGACATCGATCAGGCCCGACAGCCGACGCCGACGGCGAGCGATGGTGGACGTGCGCTGGATGGAGATGGGGATGCGAGCTCGGCTGCAGCCGTCGATGCAACTGCAGAGACTGAAACCGAAACAGACACTGACGAGACGACAACCGAAACCGAAACAGACACCGACGAGACGACAACCGAAACCGAAACAGACACCGACGAGACGACAACCGAAACCGAAACAGACGACCGAACGCCACCCGCAGGTGACGACCAATGA